One Malassezia restricta chromosome III, complete sequence DNA segment encodes these proteins:
- a CDS encoding p-loop containing nucleoside triphosphate hydrolase protein — translation MQDAMIDRLSQLILERRDCMDPSRRLLVGIAGIPGSGKSSLAHHISGRIESLRGPCCVTIGMDGWHFPRAVLDKMDNQEEAYKRRGAAFTFDAEAFVSFAQRLRQEGMNELSAPSFSHAEKDPVPNDINIRQSHTIVLIEGLYCCLNLEPWRRATECWDLRWFVDTSPSVARERLIRRHVESRICNDAASAAQRADTNDLPNGDWILAHIYEPVSYWHIPSWDALPTKA, via the coding sequence ATGCAGGATGCTATGATTGATCGTTTGTCACAGCTTATcctcgagcgacgcgaTTGTATGGATCCATCGCGCCGCTTGCTTGTGGGTATAGCAGGCATTCCAGGATCAGGAAAGTCAAGTCTTGCCCATCACATTTCAGGTCGAATTGAATCTTTGCGTGGACCTTGCTGCGTGACAATCGGTATGGACGGCTGGCACTTTCCGCGCGCCGTCCTGGATAAAATGGATAACCAAGAAGAAGCCTATAAGCGTCGTGGTGCCGCTTTTACCTTTGATGCGGAGGCATTTGTTTCCTTCGCTCAGCGCCTCCGCCAGGAAGGTATGAATGAATTATCTGCCCCCTCATTTTCCCATGCTGAAAAAGATCCAGTACCCAATGACATTAATATAAGACAATCGCACACAATTGTTCTGATCGAAGGCTTGTACTGTTGTCTGAATCTGGAACCCTGGCGTCGTGCCACTGAATGCTGGGATCTACGTTGGTTCGTCGACACATCACCATCTGTCGCGCGTGAAAGATTAATTCGGCGACATGTCGAGTCTCGCATCTGTAATGACGCGGCATCTGCTGCTCAACGTGCAGATACAAACGACTTGCCTAATGGCGACTGGATTCTTGCACATATCTACGAGCCAGTATCTTATTGGCACATACCCTCATGGGATGCGCTGCCTACTAAAGCTTAG
- a CDS encoding protein BCP1: MAGCQTASHAGITAADPFFGRATHSCNSMGSKPVEKHDQNAAENMSEEDMEMINVDFDFAAPSESDVPALKRLLQQQWYTHAPQLQLHSVAEHIVHLGMNVGIGTVVKVDDLEQIHDPYALMSCMDLGTSSPATDEVRNYFISQLSRAASAKPLLDLVQAATESKPILYIIHERMINLPPQLMPPLLRMLLAEVKETLEESSKPAPTHVLFFSRAFSADALDEGRGDDDDDEPTGLAGARKRKAGGLHARPEDAANAALGKQISNKKRSGQSDFDDGLGSFHPEDELIREFASHSYTYRFPPPRDAEASFEPPLFGRLIAVPYAKMSSLLDRLHQEWPEPTQ, from the coding sequence ATGGCTGGCTGCCAAACGGCATCACACGCAGGGATAACAGCTGCAGACCCATTCTTTGGCAGGGCGACGCATTCTTGCAATTCAATGGGATCCAAACCGGTAGAAAAACATGACCAAAATGCTGCAGAAAACATGTCGGAAGAAGACATGGAAATGATCAATGTCGATTTTGATTTTGCTGCCCCATCCGAGAGTGATGTACCTGCATTAAAGCGCCTTCTTCAACAACAATGGTACACCCACGCTCCACAACTCCAGTTGCATTCTGTCGCCGAGCACATTGTTCATCTAGGTATGAACGTTGGTATTGGTACTGTTGTGAAAGTGGATGATTTGGAGCAAATCCATGATCCTTATGCCCTGATGAGCTGCATGGATCTGGGCACCTCGTCACCGGCCACGGACGAAGTACGAAACTATTTTATATCCCAATTGAGTCGCGCAGCCTCAGCTAAACCACTACTGGATCTTGTTCAAGCGGCTACCGAAAGCAAACCTATCCTCTACATCATTCATGAGCGCATGATCAACCTACCGCCTCAGTTGATGCCACCTCTTTTGCGGATGTTGCTAGCAGAAGTGAAGGAGACGTTAGAAGAATCGTCTAAACCAGCTCCCACCCATGTACTTTTCTTTTCTCGTGCATTCTCGGCAGACGCCTTGGATGAAGGACGcggtgatgatgatgatgatgagcCAACGGGTCTTGCAGGTgcacgcaagcgcaaggcTGGTGGATTACACGCGCGCCCAGAAGATGCTGCAAATGCAGCTCTGGGAAAGCAAATTAGCAACAAGAAGCGATCCGGTCAGTCCGACTTTGATGATGGTTTGGGTTCATTCCACCCAGAAGACGAGTTGATTCGTGAATTTGCCTCACATTCGTATACGTATCGGTTTCCCCCGCCGCGTGATGCAGAGGCGTCGTTTGAACCACCGTTATTTGGTCGTCTTATTGCTGTACCGTATGCAAAAATGTCGTCTCTATTGGATCGCCTACATCAAGAGTGGCCAGAACCAACTCAATAA
- a CDS encoding carboxy-terminal domain RNA polymerase II polypeptide A small phosphatase: protein MSDYIPKAHPNGPRPPSMYQSSHSVGDAAAVPRPVSTRSIRPARPVSGVTQQNAMLGSPINSSPSSSSTTPLSLYPSHEPPVPSSEGVYQRDTAPSIVGQGVGTALATRATSTPQFSSTGMQYNSLPTNVDASVPNARIGALPPVTSPQRTLAPQPLDAPYNAHVPTLRGPQPLMPESTYRQAESPRPRTSLSPATSAPPPPKPTPPPPKTQENRPRGLKKLLAMMTCSSSTVETALDAHQGSTSPSKPSASPSQTRTSIPPVNEPIPTIQEELPRSSSRPYSGFRPRTSMTTEVAEPLADINNTHTLLRVPTSTNRHSLATSTSSSHSSDEEDMMQDVITQVSPNAPIAMGMSDPELEQEIFAVEQRLIQQGGTGVPLDEHGQPCPLLSQISNQDATRKCLVLDLDETLVHSSFKMVPNADFVVPVEIEGIMHNVYVIKRPGVDEFLRLMGQIYEVVIFTASLNKYADPVIDILDIHRVVRHRLFRESCYNHYGSYVKDLSQLGRPLHDTIILDNSPASYIFHPTNAVPVSSWFNDPHDTELTDLCPFLEDLCYVDDVRIVLDGFIDTA, encoded by the coding sequence ATGAGCGATTATATACCGAAAGCTCACCCCAATGGACCCAGGCCGCCTTCTATGTACCAATCGAGCCACTCTGTGGGCGATGCTGCAGCCGTACCTCGACCCGTGTCGACGCGTTCCATTCGCCCTGCTCGACCGGTATCTGGTGTGACCCAACAAAATGCCATGCTTGGATCACCAATAAATTCGTCcccttcttcttcttctaCAACGCCTCTCTCATTATATCCCTCACATGAGCCTCCAGTGCCATCGAGCGAGGGTGTTTACCAAAGGGACACTGCACCGAGTATTGTTGGTCAGGGCGTTGGCACTGCCCTAGCAACAAGAGCTACATCTACACCGCAATTCTCCTCAACGGGAATGCAGTACAATTCTCTTCCTACGAACGTTGATGCCTCCGTCCCTAACGCAAGGATTGGTGCTCTCCCCCCTGTCACCTCCCCGCAAAGGACCTTGGCACCTCAACCTTTAGATGCACCATACAATGCACATGTGCCTACTTTAAGGGGTCCTCAGCCGTTGATGCCAGAGTCGACGTACAGGCAAGCTGAGTCACCGCGGCCCAGGACTTCCCTATCCCCTGCAACAAgcgcaccaccaccacctAAGCCTACACCACCCCCACCGAAAACTCAAGAAAATCGGCCTCGTGGTCTAAAAAAGCTTCTTGCTATGATGACATGTTCATCATCCACAGTGGAGACGGCCTTAGATGCACATCAGGGATCAACATCACCGTCCAAACCCTCCGCATCTCCCTCTCAAACGCGTACCTCGATTCCTCCTGTAAATGAGCCGATCCCAACCATACAGGAAGAACTTCCAAGATCTTCTTCTCGACCCTACTCTGGCTTCCGCCCGCGCACATCCATGACAACAGAGGTGGCTGAGCCATTGGCTGACATCAATAATACCCACACGCTGCTCCGTGTGCCAACCTCGACGAATCGACACAGTCTTGCGACCTCTACGTCGTCTTCTCATTCCAGCGACGAGGAAGATATGATGCAGGATGTCATTACGCAAGTCTCTCCGAATGCACCTATCGCTATGGGCATGTCCGATCCTGAGCTAGAGCAGGAAATATTTGCGGTGGAGCAACGTCTAATCCAACAGGGCGGAACTGGTGTCCCCCTGGATGAGCATGGCCAACCCTGTCCACTCCTTTCTCAGATTTCAAACCAAGATGCCACACGCAAATGTCTAGTTCTTGACCTGGACGAAACACTCGTGCACAGCAGTTTCAAGATGGTGCCCAATGCCGACTTCGTCGTACCTGTCGAAATCGAAGGTATCATGCATAATGTCTATGTTATTAAGCGGCCAGGTGTGGATGAATTTCTTCGATTGATGGGTCAGATTTACGAGGTGGTTATTTTTACGGCTAGTTTGAACAAGTATGCCGATCCAGTGATTGATATTCTCGATATCCATCGGGTTGTTCGCCATCGCTTATTTCGTGAATCGTGCTACAATCATTATGGAAGCTATGTGAAGGACCTCTCTCAACTTGGCCGACCCTTGCACGATACCATTATCCTCGATAATTCACCTGCCTCTTATATCTTCCATCCCACCAATGCTGTTCCTGTGTCCAGTTGGTTTAATGACCCTCATGATACCGAGTTGACTGACTTATGTCCTTTCCTTGAAGATCTTTGCtacgtggacgacgtgcgtaTCGTCCTTGATGGCTTTATTGATACGGCATAA
- a CDS encoding ribosome biogenesis protein BMS1, whose translation MADATQVHRAHHAAQAGPKAEKAKAKGRERHAGGFNPKAFIAAHPFAADKHIRRKAELDQQRLHVPLVDRTPAKEPPPVIVAIVGPQGVGKTTLMRSLIRRYTKHTVAHISGPVTVVSSKTRRITFIECNNDINSMIDIGKIADLVLLMIDGSFGFEMETMEFLNVLQAHGFPKVMGVLTHLDLIKKVRTLRATKKRLKHRFWTEIYQGAKLFYLSGIINGRYPDSEIQNLSRFISVMKFRPLIFRNQHPYFLADRMEELTPRELVKSDPKMDRTITVYGYLRGTNLRDKQPIHIPGVGDFTIKSVERLADPCPLPTQESERRRRLSEKHKLIHAPMSDVGGVMFDKDAVYINVPGHFSKRDDNIVGEGERMIMSLQDSQTTLGERAAEGELRLFDDSTAPVYVNHGRRRAAFEETDDDHIMNNESEDESEEDENENAFGRELDLDDEQTEEVAYADSDSDLGDEAGPAPWKSNLAKQAEETVLANRRRRRDLMHLIYETDQSPEDITSGAEITPKTEQVSQSEEDFFHVVSSEAPVSSADVPEESRPLTQLEAFEQWEDENRLDSIRHLFITGEDDVDETVPPIQDGDDEKSDEEANVQSNEDAKTQELAAKKAALKRKFDEQYDDDEDENEDDWYTEQKKELAKQVEMNEAEFANDDEETRVKIEGFRPGTYVRVEIDHVPCEFVDHFNPAYPIIVGGLLANETALAFLQVRIKKHRWHKRILKTNDPLIFSLGWRRFQSMPIYTLDDGTRNRMLKYTPEHMHCLASFYGPASLPNTGFCAFNTLSSETPNFRISATGVVLNVDAGSGASHQIVKKLKLTGTPAKVFKNTAFIKDMFSTPLEVAKFEGAQLKTVSGIRGHVKKALARPEGQFRATFEDKILMSDIVFLRAWYNVVPRPFYNPVTSLLMRGDTEREWQGMRLTGAVRRDEGIKTPLRVNSTYKPVERPEVRKFNPLRVPKALQAALPYSSKPHITKAQRRPTYLQKRAVVMEKDERDAVALLQQMQALQHAKQQKRMQKQNERQEERKKVMAKQGALDAQKHKERMKHIYKIEGQREAKRAKSS comes from the coding sequence ATGGCGGACGCCACGCAggtgcatcgtgctcaTCATGCTGCACAGGCAGGGCCAAAGGCTGAAAAGGCTAAGGCAAAGGGTAGAGAGCGCCATGCTGGTGGTTTCAACCCAAAAGCATTCATCGCTGCTCATCCATTTGCAGCAGACAAACATATTCGACGAAAGGCAGAGCTTGATCAACAGAGGCTCCATGTGCCTCTGGTGGACCGCACGCCGGCAAAAGAACCACCTCCTGTTATTGTAGCCATTGTGGGCCCACAGGGAGTAGGAAAGACTACGCTCATGCGCAGTCTTATTCGCCGGTACACCAAGCATACAGTGGCTCACATATCTGGTCCTGTCACTGTGGTTAGCAGCAAGACTCGCCGCATCACATTTATTGAATGCAATAACGACATCAATTCTATGATTGATATCGGGAAAATTGCTGATTTAGTGCTTTTGATGATCGATGGCAGCTTTGGATTTGAAATGGAAACTATGGAGTTTTTAAATGTACTTCAAGCCCACGGTTTTCCCAAAGTCATGGGCGTTCTTACGCATTTGGATCTCATCAAGAAAGTGCGTACTCTTCGCGCAACAAAAAAGCGGCTAAAGCATCGGTTCTGGACTGAGATATATCAAGGTGCCAAACTATTTTATCTCTCTGGCATCATCAATGGTCGATACCCTGACTCAGAAATCCAAAATTTGAGTCGTTTTATCAGCGTGATGAAATTTCGTCCGCTGATTTTCCGGAACCAACATCCTTACTTCCTTGCTGATCGTATGGAAGAGCTTACACCTCGTGAACTTGTCAAGTCCGACCCAAAAATGGATCGTACGATTACGGTCTATGGCTATTTGCGTGGCACTAATTTGCGAGACAAGCAACCCATTCATATTCCAGGCGTCGGCGATTTCACTATAAAGTccgtcgagcgtctcgcAGATCCCTGTCCCCTTCCAACTCAGGAAAGCGAGAGGCGACGCAGACTCAGCGAAAAACACAAGCTCATTCATGCTCCTATGAGCGATGTTGGTGGCGTCATGTTCGATAAAGACGCTGTGTATATAAATGTTCCTGGCCACTTTTCTAAACGCGACGACAACATTGTCGGTGAGGGTGAGCGGATGATCATGTCGCTGCAAGATTCACAAACGACGCTTGGCGAACGCGCCGCTGAGGGTGAGCTCCGCTTATTTGATGATTCCACTGCCCCTGTATACGTCAATCAtgggcggcgtcgtgctgcatTCGAGGAAACTGATGACGATCATATCATGAACAACGAAAGCGAGGATGAAAGCGAAGAAGATGAAAACGAAAATGCGTTTGGTCGTGAACTGGACCTAGATGATGAGCAAACTGAAGAAGTGGCCTATGCAGACAGTGACTCGGACTTGGGCGATGAGGCTGGACCTGCTCCTTGGAAGTCAAATCTAGCTAAACAGGCTGAAGAAACTGTACTTGCTAatcggcgtcgtcgccgtgaTTTAATGCATTTAATTTATGAGACGGATCAATCCCCGGAAGACATCACGTCTGGCGCAGAGATCACACCTAAGACAGAACAGGTATCCCAAAGTGAAGAAGATTTTTTCCACGTTGTGTCCAGCGAAGCACCTGTCTCTTCTGCTGATGTTCCAGAAGAAAGTCGACCACTGACTCAACTTGAAGCATTTGAGCAATGGGAAGACGAAAATCGACTTGACTCGATTCGCCATCTGTTCATTACAGGGGAAGATGATGTTGATGAAACTGTCCCTCCAATCCAGGATGGCGATGACGAGAAAAGCGATGAAGAAGCTAATGTTCAATCGAACGAAGATGCCAAGACACAAGAACTCGCTGCAAAGAAGGCTGCTTTGAAGCGTAAGTTTGATGAACAGtacgacgatgacgaggacgaaAATGAAGATGATTGGTACACAGAGCAGAAGAAGGAGCTGGCTAAACAGGTTGAGATGAACGAGGCTGAATTTGCAAATGATGATGAGGAGACGCGTGTCAAGATTGAAGGCTTCCGTCCTGGCACCTATGTTCGTGTGGAAATTGATCATGTGCCGTGCGAATTTGTGGATCATTTCAATCCTGCTTATCCTATTATTGTGGGTGGTCTACTAGCAAATGAGACAGCCCTTGCCTTTTTGCAAGTACGTATAAAGAAGCATCGCTGGCATAAACGTATTCTGAAGACAAACGACCCACTCATCTTCAGTCTTGGATGGCGCCGGTTTCAAAGCATGCCTATTTATACATTGGACGATGGCACTCGGAATCGCATGTTAAAGTATACGCCTGAACACATGCATTGTCTCGCCTCTTTTTACGGCCCAGCGAGCCTTCCGAATACTGGTTTCTGTGCATTTAATACGCTATCGTCTGAGACTCCCAACTTTCGCATTAGTGCCACGGGTGTCGTGCTGAATGTGGATGCGGGATCTGGTGCGTCTCACCAAATTGTCAAGAAGCTTAAGCTCACGGGCACACCTGCCAAAGTATTCAAGAACACCGCCTTTATTAAAGACATGTTCTCGACACCGCTTGAAGTGGCTAAATTTGAGGGTGCACAACTCAAGACCGTGTCTGGCATCCGGGGTCATGTGAAAAAGGCTCTGGCAAGGCCTGAAGGCCAATTCCGTGCCACATTTGAAGACAAGATTCTTATGAGTGACATTGTATTCTTGCGTGCATGGTACAATGTCGTTCCGCGACCCTTTTACAATCCTGTCACATCGCTTCTTATGCGCGGCGATACCGAGCGGGAATGGCAAGGTATGCGCCTCACGGGTGCGGTTCGACGAGATGAAGGCATCAAGACGCCTTTGCGTGTTAACTCAACCTATAAGCCGGTGGAGCGACCTGAAGTCCGCAAGTTCAACCCCCTTCGCGTCCCCAAGGCACTACAAGCGGCCTTGCCATACAGCAGCAAGCCGCACATTACCAAGGCACAGCGCAGGCCAACGTATCTCCAGAAGCGCGCTGTTGTTATGGAGAAGGATGAacgcgacgctgtggcTCTGCTGCAACAAATGCAAGCTCTGCAACATGCTAAGCAACAAAAGCGCATGCAAAAGCAAAACGAGCGCCAAgaggagcgcaagaagGTCATGGCAAAGCAAGGTGCTTTGGATGCACAAAAGCACAAAGAACGTATGAAACACATTTACAAAATCGAAGGCCAGCGCGAAGCGAAACGCGCCAAATCTTCGTAA
- a CDS encoding mitochondrial intermembrane space protein, with translation MPRSSRSSGPTRPAARPAAPSGSRGMHTMSAAPTKPRYAPPPAAQHQPQQHHQQHAPPMTSQGPGLFGQMASTAAGVAVGSTVGHGISNFLFGGRSAEPAPAANVPSDYAQAPPATQYTDSFAEQNTGVNCDAQSKQFVECLEKTNDMNACSYYLDQLKACQAIAKGY, from the exons ATGCCTCGATCTTCGCGTTCTTCTGGACCTACGCGCCCTGCCGCGCGCCCTGCTGCCCCTAGTGGGTCGCGTGGAATGCATACGATGTCTGCGGCGCCTACAAAGCCGAGGTACGCCCCTCCTCcggccgcgcagcaccagccacagcagcaccaTCAACAACATGCGCCTCCGATGACTTCGCAAGGCCCAGGCCTATTTGGGCAG ATGGCTTCCACAGCAGCTGGTGTCGCTGTTGGATCG ACCGTGGGTCACGGTATTAGCAACTTCCTTTTTGGAGGTCGGAGCGCTGAGCCTGCCCCTGCCGCTAATGTTCCATCTGACTACGCTCAAGCCCCACCTGCAACGCAGTACACAGATTCGTTCGCTGAGCAGAATACTGGCGTTAACTGCGACGCTCAGAGCAAGCAATTCGTCGAATGCCTGGAGAAGACCAATGATATGAATGCTTGCTCGTACTACCTTGATCAGCTCAAGGCATGCCAGGCCATTGCAAAGGGATACTAA